Proteins from a genomic interval of Arachis hypogaea cultivar Tifrunner chromosome 10, arahy.Tifrunner.gnm2.J5K5, whole genome shotgun sequence:
- the LOC112716665 gene encoding uncharacterized protein, with the protein MITHTIFSANNPLPTSPFFHSKVEKQWLLQSFALKAKPIQLKVSNGCRTRACLGSDKSIEIPHQWYNLIADLPVKPPPPLHPKTYEPIKPEDLSPLFPDELIKQEVTGDRFIDIPDEVRDIYSLWRPTPLIRAKRLEKLLETPARIYYKYEGISPAGSHKPNSAVPQAWYNVQEGVKNVVTETGAGQWGSALAFACSLFGLGCEVWQVRASYDQKPYRRLMMQTWGAKVHPSPSMITEAGQSMLQKDPSSPGSLGIAISEAVEVAAKNADTKYCLGSVLNHVLLHQSVIGEECLKQMEAIGETPDIIIGCTGGGSNFAGLSFPFIREKLNKKINPVIRAVEPAACPSLTKGVYTYDYGDTAGMTPLMKMHTLGHDFVPDPIHAGGLRYHGMAPLISHVYELGLMEAISIPQTECFQGAIQFARSEGLIPAPEPTHAIAATIREALHCKVTGEAKVILTAMCGHGHFDLPAYEKYLQGNMVDLSFSEEKMKASLANVPHITA; encoded by the exons atgattaCTCACACTATCTTCTCTGCTAATAATCCTCTTCCTACTTCACCATTCTTCCACTCTAAAG TTGAAAAGCAATGGCTTCTTCAGAGCTTTGCTTTGAAAGCAAAGCCAATTCAGTTGAAAGTTTCAAATGGCTGCAGAACAAGAGCATGTTTGGGTTCTGATAAATCAATCGAAATCCCTCACCAATG GTATAATCTAATTGCGGATCTTCCGGTTAAGCCTCCTCCCCCGTTGCATCCCAAGACTTATGAACCAATCAAACCGGAAGACTTGTCACCTCTTTTTCCAGATGAACTAATCAAACAGGAAGTTACCGGTGACAGATTCATCGATATACCGGATGAAGTCCGCGATATCTACAGCCTTTGGCGCCCTACGCCTCTTATCAG AGCTAAGAGGCTGGAGAAGCTTCTAGAAACACCTGCTAGGATTTACTACAAGTATGAAGGCATAAGCCCGGCCGGATCGCACAAACCGAACTCTGCTGTTCCACAAGCCTGGTATAATGTGCAAGAAGGTGTCAAGAATGTTGTGACAGAAACTGGTGCTGGACAATGGGGAAGTGCATTAGCCTTCGCTTGCAGTCTATTTGGCCTTGGCTGTGAG GTGTGGCAAGTGCGCGCATCTTACGATCAAAAACCATACCGGAGACTGATGATGCAAACATGGGGAGCAAAGGTACACCCATCTCCATCAATGATCACTGAGGCAGGTCAAAGCATGCTTCAAAAGGATCCATCAAGCCCAGGGAGTTTAGGCATAGCCATATCAGAAGCTGTGGAAGTTGCAGCGAAAAATGCTGATACAAAGTATTGTTTAGGGAGTGTTCTGAATCATGTTCTGCTCCACCAGAGTGTTATAGGAGAAGAGTGCCTTAAACAAATGGAAGCTATTGGAGAAACCCCTGACATCATCATAGGGTGTACCGGCGGCGGATCCAACTTCGCAGGACTTAGTTTTCCATTCATTCGCGAGAAGCTTAACAAGAAGATCAACCCTGTCATTAGAGCAGTTGAGCCTGCAGCATGTCCTTCATTGACAAAAGGAGTGTATACTTATGATTATGGTGATACGGCGGGGATGACTCCATTGATGAAAATGCACACACTTGGACACGACTTTGTTCCTGATCCAATTCATGCTG GGGGTTTGCGCTACCATGGGATGGCACCATTGATCTCACATGTTTATGAGTTGGGATTAATGGAAGCAATTTCAATTCCACAAACTGAGTGCTTTCAAG GTGCCATACAATTTGCAAGGAGTGAAGGGTTGATACCAGCACCTGAACCAACTCATGCCATAGCTGCAACCATTAGGGAAGCCCTTCATTGCAAAGTGACCGGTGAAGCAAAGGTTATTCTGACAGCAATGTGTGGACATGGGCATTTCGATCTTCCAGCTTATGAGAAGTACTTGCAGGGTAACATGGTTGATCTCTCATTCTcagaggaaaagatgaaggcttcATTGGCCAATGTTCCTCATATCACAGCTTAA
- the LOC112716667 gene encoding protein FLX-like 2, whose protein sequence is MGSKDRISLHPPYVRGSPPSGPGLLHSEPLTMRHPPVRHAPYDMLPRSEVMERRIADQQLQMQRLDYGNRRLSDQHAEMQRLDYENQRLAASHGTLRQELIAAQRELQVLQSQIGTAEAKREQQIQGVVDEIARMEAELQAAEPLKHELQRAQGEAQSLVVSREDLVSNAQKLSQELQRTFADVQQIPALMSEFEGLRQEYQHCRATFECEKKIYNDHLKSLQEMENNYASMSKEVEKLRAELTNTVNVNQRSSGSYGGSSTTMDNEAYGLSKRQNAHEDGYVVSQGYGTLPTASVGGTTATTTGAKPGPASANNGFSAPRWSNYDSSAGPAYDPQRSVAYDAQRVTGVDSVTQSGYDSQREANSNAQYDPHGGTGYGMQGGPGYDMQRRPAYNASRTIGYEPQSIAAGGPHGHPLPVETMLPYGSTTPPHNSGGYEALHQAVNR, encoded by the exons ATGGGGAGCAAGGATAGAATATCATTGCACCCGCCATATGTGAGGGGTTCTCCCCCTTCAGGTCCTGGTTTGTTGCATTCTGAGCCACTCACTATGCGCCATCCGCCTGTTCGGCATGCGCCATATGATATGTTGCCACGCTCTGAAGTTATGGAGCGCAGGATTGCTGACCAGCAGCTGCAGATGCAGAGGTTAGACTATGGAAACCGGAGGCTCTCTGACCAGCACGCGGAGATGCAAAGGCTGGACTATGAAAACCAAAGGCTTGCAGCTTCCCATGGGACATTGAGGCAGGAGCTCATTGCCGCACAGCGTGAACTGCAAGTGTTGCAATCGCAAATTGGCACCGCAGAGGCCAAGAGGGAGCAGCAGATTCAGGGTGTAGTAGATGAAATTGCTAGGATGGAGGCTGAGCTGCAGGCTGCAGAGCCTCTCAAGCATGAACTGCAACGAGCGCAGGGTGAGGCTCAGAGCCTGGTTGTTTCTAGGGAGGACCTTGTTTCTAATGCGCAGAAGCTGTCTCAAGAGCTTCAGAGAACCTTCGCAGATGTGCAGCAGATTCCAGCTCTAATGTCGGAATTTGAGGGCCTCAGACAAGAATATCAGCATTGCag GGCCACTTTtgaatgtgaaaaaaaaatatacaatgacCACCTTAAGTCACTTCAAGAGATGGAAAATAACTATGCTTCTATGTCTAAAGAAGTGGAAAAACTCCGAGCAGAGCTTACAAACACTGTTAATGTTAATCAAAGAAGTA GTGGTTCTTACGGAGGCTCCTCTACTACTATGGACAATGAGGCTTATGGCCTTTCTAAGAGACAAAATGCACATGAAGATGGTTATGTTGTTTCCCAG GGATATGGTACCCTCCCCACAGCCAGTGTTGGTGGCACTACTGCAACTACTACTGGAGCTAAACCTGGTCCGGCTTCTGCAAACAATGGGTTTAGTGCTCCCAGATGGTCAAATTATGATTCATCTGCTGGTCCTGCTTATGATCCACAGAGGTCTGTTGCTTACGATGCACAGAGGGTGACTGGTGTTGATTCGGTTACACAATCTGGCTATGATTCACAGAGAGAAGCAAATTCGAATGCTCAATATGATCCACATGGAGGTACAGGTTATGGCATGCAGGGAGGTCCAGGTTATGATATGCAGAGGCGGCCTGCTTATAATGCATCCAGAACTATTGGCTATGAACCGCAGTCAATAGCTGCTGGTGGTCCTCATGGACATCCTCTGCCAGTGGAGACTATGCTGCCTTATGGATCTACAACACCGCCTCACAATAGTGGTGGATATGAGGCTTTGCATCAAGCGGTAAACCGATGA
- the LOC112716668 gene encoding uncharacterized protein, translating into MEAQAIHHQSHASPVQGMDRVVATVSGYHGFERFNLIRLISHAGANYVGSMSKSITHLICWKFEGRKYEIAQKFDIIIVNHRWIEDCIKEGRRVPEESYILQSGHEVGPLLLEVPISVPATRLTKNKVITDQIYDIDSGEQTTEISFGASENFVWEDLNTKHDKSSAYPSRRSRKGKRSICAGNNGGCTVAEPSRKGRRIVNNIVDEVVLDPLLDVVPDNHHNRWDRRNHDAAATTSLCSGVNKGNTVENGETTDAGLSTQNETINGTSDSIEEINHSNNVSALRSSTFSVEYHLPMTQMSTDICSSAEKFTDDCQHEDVAGLPTSSELSCVICHADFSATRGILPCGHRFCFECIHSWANHRTSTRKNATCPLCKASFQSIKKVEHADRIDQKVYTQTVPCNNSAEDVFIAPHQGLPDYPFESSEANSCVVCGGLEPEDLLDRCDICQTRRIHIYCLDPPITPWICNPCNQLRRSYYDRSY; encoded by the exons ATGGAAGCACAAGCGATTCACCATCAATCTCacg CTTCTCCTGTTCAAGGAATGGATCGTGTGGTGGCAACGGTGAGCGGCTACCATGGCTTCGAGCGGTTCAATCTCATCAGGCTGATTTCACATGCCGGCGCCAATTACGTTGGGTCAATGTCGAAATCGATCACGCATCtg ATTTGTTGGAAGTTTGAGGGAAGAAAGTATGAGATTGCCCAAAagtttgatataattatagtCAATCATCGATGGATTGAAGACTGCATTAAAGAAGGAAGGCGTGTGCCAGAAGAGTCATATATCTTGCAAAG TGGACATGAAGTTGGGCCATTGTTACTGGAAGTTCCAATCAGTGTTCCAGCAACTAGATTGACAAAAAATAAAGTTATAACTGATCAAATATATGATATTGACTCTGGAGAGCAAACAACTGAGATCAGTTTTGGAGCTTCAGAAAATTTTGTTTGGGAAGATTTAAATACAAAG CATGACAAGTCCAGTGCTTATCCTTCTAGACGGTCAAGGAAAGGAAAAAGAAGTATCTGTGCTGGTAATAATGGAGGTTGTACTGTGGCTGAACCTTCTCGTAAAGGCAGAAGGATTGTAAACAATATTGTTGATGAAGTGGTGTTGGACCCTTTATTGGATGTGGTCCCGGACAACCACCATAATAGATGGGATAGACGAAACCATGATGCTGCAGCTACCACAAGCCTTTGTAGTGGTGTCAATAAGGGAAATACAGTTGAAAATGGAGAAACAACAGATGCCGGATTGTCTACTCAAAATGAAACTATCAATGGAACTTCAGATAGCATTGAAGAGATCAATCATTCGAACAATGTATCAGCTCTTAGAAGTTCAACTTTCTCTGTAGAGTATCATCTACCTATGACTCAAATGTCAACAGATATATGTTCTTCTGCTGAAAAGTTCACAGATGATTGTCAGCATGAAGATGTTGCTGGCTTACCTACATCCAGTGAGTTATCCTGTGTTATCTGTCACGCAGATTTCAGCGCAACAAGGGGAATTCTTCCATGTGGACATCGATTTTGTTTTGAATGCATTCATAGTTGGGCTAATCATAGG ACTTCAACGAGGAAAAATGCAACCTGTCCTTTGTGCAAGGCAAGTTTTCAGTCGATCAAGAAGGTTGAGCATGCAGATAGAATTGATCAAAAAGTATACACCCAGACAGTCCCATGTAACAATTCAGCTGAAGATGTTTTTATCGCTCCACATCAAGGATTGCCCGATTACCCTTTTGAG TCCTCAGAGGCAAACTCTTGTGTAGTTTGTGGTGGTTTGGAACCAGAGGATCTCCTTGACAGGTGTGATATTTGCCAAACTCGAAGAATCCATATCTATTGCCTGGACCCTCCTATAACTCCATGGATATGCAATCCCTGCAACCAACTACGGAGAAGTTACTATGATCGCTCGTATTAA